Proteins from one Maledivibacter sp. genomic window:
- a CDS encoding ABC transporter substrate-binding protein, producing MKGSKKFLAVGVLIIFIFSSILTACTSQTTNDAPAPAEESKPAEEQKAEEPTKNETAEVDIFQFKVEIAQELEAAAIEYEKTHPNVKINIQTVGGGDDYGAALRAKFQSGTEPDIYNVGGPQDIKDWMEKLEDLSDQPWVDLALDGILSGATVEGKIYALPFNIEGYGFVYNKAIFEDAGIDPSTIVDFASLENAVKVLDKKIKSGELKDKYPLLEAVFEYAVKETWVTGLHTSNTALSQEFASSLDSFAADKLEFKYSDGLKDIIDLQVNYSAHADSKAKLNAVDYATQVDEGIAIERVAIIQQGNWIFGGVNDIDENVAKNLDILPMPIKGAKEDSIPVGVPMHWAVNKDSNDADKEAAKEFLNWLYTSDAGKDYVVNKFFFIPPLKGYDGLEPKDPLGKAVKRYAGEGKTMPWVFMGYPTGWGMEVLGTEIQKYLSDEVTWEELVTNSRAKWEELR from the coding sequence ATGAAAGGATCAAAAAAATTTTTAGCAGTAGGTGTTTTAATTATATTTATTTTTTCTAGTATTTTAACAGCTTGTACATCTCAAACAACAAATGATGCACCGGCACCTGCGGAGGAGTCAAAGCCGGCAGAGGAACAAAAGGCTGAAGAACCAACCAAAAATGAAACTGCAGAAGTAGATATTTTCCAATTCAAGGTTGAAATTGCACAGGAATTAGAAGCAGCTGCCATAGAATATGAAAAAACTCATCCAAATGTTAAAATCAACATTCAAACAGTTGGTGGTGGAGATGACTACGGTGCAGCCCTAAGGGCTAAATTTCAATCAGGTACTGAACCAGATATCTATAATGTTGGTGGGCCACAGGATATAAAGGACTGGATGGAAAAATTAGAGGATTTATCAGATCAGCCATGGGTTGACTTAGCCCTTGATGGCATTTTATCCGGTGCAACTGTGGAAGGCAAAATATATGCTTTACCATTCAATATTGAGGGCTATGGATTTGTTTATAATAAAGCTATATTTGAGGATGCAGGAATAGACCCTTCAACAATAGTGGATTTTGCTAGTTTAGAAAATGCAGTTAAAGTATTGGATAAAAAAATAAAATCCGGTGAATTAAAGGATAAATATCCTCTTTTAGAAGCAGTATTTGAATACGCAGTCAAGGAAACCTGGGTAACTGGATTACATACCTCTAATACAGCACTTTCTCAAGAATTTGCCAGCTCTTTAGATTCATTTGCAGCGGATAAGCTTGAATTTAAATATTCAGATGGACTAAAGGATATAATCGATTTACAAGTAAATTACTCTGCACATGCTGATTCAAAGGCAAAATTAAATGCAGTGGATTATGCTACACAGGTCGATGAGGGTATAGCAATTGAGAGAGTTGCAATTATTCAGCAAGGCAACTGGATATTTGGGGGAGTTAATGATATTGATGAAAATGTAGCTAAAAACTTAGATATCCTACCTATGCCTATTAAAGGAGCTAAAGAAGATTCAATTCCTGTGGGAGTTCCTATGCATTGGGCAGTCAATAAAGACAGTAATGATGCAGACAAGGAAGCCGCTAAGGAATTCTTAAATTGGTTATATACTTCTGATGCAGGAAAGGACTACGTAGTAAATAAATTCTTCTTTATTCCTCCTTTGAAGGGATACGATGGATTAGAACCAAAGGACCCACTAGGAAAGGCTGTCAAGAGATATGCGGGAGAAGGAAAAACAATGCCTTGGGTATTCATGGGATATCCAACTGGTTGGGGTATGGAAGTACTTGGAACAGAAATTCAAAAATACCTGTCAGATGAGGTGACTTGGGAAGAGTTAGTCACTAACTCCAGGGCTAAGTGGGAGGAACTAAGATAA
- a CDS encoding LacI family transcriptional regulator, protein MKNLNIKDIAKIAGVGVSTVSRVINNHPDVKAQTREKVLQIVEEYNYIPNNSARNLKRSDSKNIGVLVKGIHNPFFSKIVQSIEQRIDEEGYSLILHYSTGDCNSNDIEAAIELVKEKKLKGLICLGGDFDDLNESQLIDLEVPIVLSSTSIFENANKENFSSVIIANEQSAFEAVKYLCELGHEKIGIISTGSEDRSIGKLRFQGYKKALAKKQIEYNEEFLEIGEYTFESAFNAMNRLLDKDLGLTAVFVTSDIMAIGASKAILSRGLSIPHDISVMGFDGIEYAEFFHPSITTVKQPGQCMGEKSVEILFNLIKKKGKHQHIVLETELLERESCKKLI, encoded by the coding sequence ATGAAAAATCTAAATATCAAGGATATAGCTAAAATTGCAGGAGTTGGAGTTAGTACCGTATCTCGTGTTATCAATAATCATCCCGATGTAAAGGCACAGACTAGGGAAAAAGTATTGCAGATAGTAGAAGAATATAATTATATACCCAATAATAGTGCAAGAAACTTAAAAAGAAGTGATTCAAAAAATATAGGTGTTTTAGTTAAGGGAATTCATAATCCATTTTTTTCAAAGATAGTTCAATCCATAGAGCAAAGGATAGACGAAGAAGGATACTCTTTGATACTTCATTATAGTACTGGGGATTGCAATTCTAATGACATAGAAGCTGCTATTGAACTTGTAAAAGAAAAAAAATTAAAGGGCTTAATTTGTCTTGGAGGAGACTTTGATGATTTAAATGAAAGTCAGCTAATAGATTTAGAAGTTCCCATTGTACTATCATCCACCAGTATTTTTGAAAATGCAAACAAGGAAAACTTTTCTAGCGTGATTATAGCAAATGAACAGTCTGCTTTTGAGGCGGTTAAGTATTTATGTGAGTTAGGACATGAAAAGATAGGAATTATTAGTACTGGGTCAGAGGATAGAAGTATAGGTAAACTTAGATTTCAGGGTTACAAAAAAGCTTTGGCTAAAAAACAAATAGAATATAACGAAGAGTTTTTAGAAATTGGAGAGTATACATTTGAATCTGCATTTAATGCTATGAATAGATTACTAGATAAGGACTTGGGTTTGACGGCTGTTTTTGTTACTTCAGATATCATGGCCATAGGAGCTTCAAAGGCAATTCTTAGTAGGGGTCTAAGTATCCCCCATGATATTTCGGTAATGGGCTTTGATGGTATAGAGTATGCAGAATTTTTTCACCCTTCTATAACCACTGTAAAGCAGCCGGGACAGTGTATGGGAGAAAAAAGTGTGGAGATTTTATTTAACTTGATAAAAAAGAAGGGCAAGCATCAGCATATAGTTTTAGAAACAGAACTACTTGAAAGAGAATCCTGTAAAAAATTGATATAA